A DNA window from Impatiens glandulifera chromosome 7, dImpGla2.1, whole genome shotgun sequence contains the following coding sequences:
- the LOC124910362 gene encoding sigma factor binding protein 2, chloroplastic-like encodes MNRRTISKKITKQNKMKSEDIKVVYISSPVKVKTCASKFKNLVQELTGRHSDLSRFVEANNSLSPVSTDVDDHKQYLSVVDLVAGAGDDIDSSTSPASSESNYNYQLDEESRPVNCFHLNQSSADGLSLFETSYSQFDVDRFGNYCYIPTF; translated from the coding sequence ATGAACAGAAGAACTATAAGCAAGAAGATCACCAAACAGAACAAGATGAAGAGCGAAGATATTAAGGTTGTTTACATCTCTAGTCCGGTAAAGGTCAAAACTTGTGCTTCCAAATTCAAGAATCTTGTTCAAGAACTCACCGGCCGTCACTCAGATCTCTCCCGCTTTGTGGAAGCTAATAACTCACTGTCTCCGGTTAGTACTGATGTTGATGATCACAAACAGTACCTGTCAGTCGTCGATTTAGTTGCCGGCGCCGGAGATGATATTGACTCGTCGACGTCACCGGCTAGTTCGGAGTCTAATTATAATTACCAGTTGGATGAAGAAAGTCGACCGGTGAATTGTTTTCATCTTAACCAATCATCAGCCGACGGCTTATCTTTATTTGAAACCTCTTATTCCCAGTTTGATGTTGATCGTTTTGGAAATTACTGTTATATCCCCACTTTCTAG